Proteins encoded within one genomic window of Trichoderma asperellum chromosome 2, complete sequence:
- a CDS encoding uncharacterized protein (EggNog:ENOG41) produces the protein MAAQDQTPVPISITICGDGGCGKSSITLRLVRSAWTSDYDPTIEDNYSVTRVIDGVTYHLCLTDTAGQEEYRGMWASSNLGADAFLMVYDITSRDSLDALQHFDELISMESEVRLDNAERARIAGISPAYTGSGAGSRTVQPVKIVAGNKCDLQESRTVPAATGLEWSRSRGCGFMETSARNEVNIEETFALIVKRVVEARKLAEEGGGGAEMSARGMTAPLTPLPGSGGEEDEKRGPGVRGPILNGDKVGRGQGGFWKKLRCW, from the coding sequence ATGGCGGCGCAGGACCAAACCCCCGtgcccatctccatcaccatCTGCGGCGATGGAGGCTGCGGCAAGTCGTCCATCACCCTGCGGCTCGTCCGCTCAGCATGGACCTCTGACTACGACCCGACCATCGAGGACAACTACAGCGTCACGCGCGTCATCGACGGCGTCACCTACCACCTGTGCCTGACTGACACCGCCGGCCAGGAGGAGTACCGTGGCATGTGGGCGTCCTCCAACCTCGGTGCAGACGCCTTCCTCATGGTCTACGACATCACCTCGCGCGACTCCCTCGACGCCCTGCAGCACTTCGACGAGCTCATCAGCATGGAGTCCGAGGTGCGCCTCGACAACGCCGAGCGCGCCCGCATCGCCGGCATCAGCCCTGCCTACACCGGCTCCGGCGCGGGTTCCAGGACCGTCCAGCCCGTCAAGATCGTGGCGGGCAACAAGTGCGACTTGCAGGAGAGCAGGACGGTGCCGGCGGCCACGGGCCTCGAGTGGTCGCGTAGCCGCGGCTGCGGCTTCATGGAGACGAGTGCCCGCAACGAGGTCAACATCGAGGAGACGTTTGCGCTCATCGTGAAGCGCGTGGTCGAGGCCCGGAAGCTTGCTGAGGAGGGCGGAGGCGGCGCGGAGATGAGCGCGCGGGGCATGACGGCGCCGTTGACGCCTTTGCCTGGCTCGGGgggcgaagaggatgagaagCGCGGTCCTGGTGTTCGGGGTCCCATACTGAATGGCGACAAGGTCGGGCGTGGACAAGGTGGCTTTTGGAAGAAGCTGcgttgttggtga
- a CDS encoding uncharacterized protein (EggNog:ENOG41~BUSCO:EOG092D3FYF) gives MRLIPTSPLKRRPKQKTTIQSSWAAYKASGSTSADAPLNPALRRLAADGASSSSSSSSTSLSVAGGDSTPATSTSSLPDTPPTAAPLFITWNTVDPDDQDVSLRGCIGTFESQPLTEGIHEYALISALQDTRFRPISKRELPSLQAAVTLLTDFEDADDMHDWEVGTHGIRISFSDRGRRYGATYLPDVALEQGWTKDEALFSLVRKAGWMGSRSKWQDLDIKVTRYQGKKISLDYPEYKKWRDWVESKQ, from the exons ATGCGCCTCATTCCCACGAGTCCGTTGAAACGCAGGCCGAAACAGAAAACGACG ATCCAGTCCTCCTGGGCTGCGTACAAAGCCAGCGGCTCTACTTCCGCCGACGCTCCCTTGAATCCGGCCCTCCGCCGTCTCGCTGCCGATGgcgcttcatcttcgtcttcctcgtcttctacGTCGCTCTCTGTAGCAGGAGGAGACTCAACGCCAGCGACGTCCACGTCCTCCCTTCCGGATACTCCACCAACAGCAGCTCCCCTCTTCATTACTTGGAATACCGTCGATCCAGACGACCAGGACGTCTCCCTCCGCGGCTGCATCGGCACCTTTGAGTCTCAGCCTCTGACCGAAGGCATCCACGAATATGCCCTCATATCCGCCCTGCAAGACACTCGCTTCCGCCCAATATCCAAGCGCGAACTGCCCTCGCTCCAGGCCGCCGTGACGCTCCTCACAGACTTTGAAGACGCAGATGACATGCACGACTGGGAGGTTGGCACTCACGGTATTCGAATTTCATTTTCCGATCGCGGCCGCCGCTACGGCGCAACGTATCTTCCTGACGTGGCACTAGAGCAAGGATGGACCAAGGACGAGGCGCTCTTCAGCTTGGTCCGCAAGGCAGGCTGGATGGGCAGTCGTTCCAAGTGGCAGGATTTGGACATCAAAGTAACACGCTACCAGGGCAAGAAAATCAGCCTCGATTATCCAGAGTACAAGAAGTGGAGGGACTGGGTCGAAAGCAAGCAGTAA
- a CDS encoding uncharacterized protein (EggNog:ENOG41) — MARQTDTTKPKGTTKPRHTKSKDASSVNGAGKKDKKEKKLPRLEFTERALVAASRRDDRTLELRIESAYKASAIHKARTGKGFFVSEAGVLNKEMYEEDALLPRFTAMGLSAPPGFVVDPNTVRDLLAESDRSWRENDVNKMFAQMFPHADEHARRFSQQSSPLQPYSPPEYSPTSIPSSISPTSPPPAFESPVSMQLPQHSPQFPQWDSNNLDFTMQQPQAQAQAQAPTDLFPPLFDFSSSSASDQSMSSMSTPSFGGSPIPEFLHIDPAQTQHQMLHHQDLFPVEDSALFWE; from the exons ATGGCTCGGCAGACAGACACCACCAAGCCAAAGGGCACCACTAAGCCAAGACACACCAAGTCGAAAGACGCTTCATCAGTAAATGGCGCCggcaagaaggacaagaaggag AAAAAGCTCCCCCGTCTCGAGTTCACAGAGCGTGCGCTGGTTGCTGCCTCGCGCCGGGATGATCGCACCTTGGAGCTTCGGATAGAATCCGCCTACAAGGCGAGTGCCATACACAAGGCCCGTACCGGAAAAGGATTCTTCGTCTCAGAGGCCGGAGTGCTCAACAAGGAGATGTACGAGGAAGATGCTCTTTTGCCCAGATTCACAGCCATGGGTCTAAGCGCGCCACCGGGATTCGTCGTCGATCCCAACACAGTCAGAGATCTGCTGGCAGAGTCTGACCGGAGCTGGCGCGAAAACGACGTCAACAAGATGTTTGCTCAAATGTTTCCTCATGCCGACGAGCACGCTCGCCGATTCTCTCAGCagtcctctcctctccagcCATACTCTCCTCCCGAATACTCTCCTACATCCATACCATCTTCCATATCTCCGACCTCTCCGCCCCCGGCATTTGAGTCGCCTGTCTCGATGCAACTGCCTCAGCATTCTCCTCAGTTCCCACAGTGGGATTCCAACAACCTGGATTTCAccatgcagcagccgcaggcacaggcacaggcgcAGGCACCGACGGACCTTTTCCCACCCCTTTTCGatttttcatcttcctctgcgAGCGATCAATCCATGTCTTCAATGTCAACTCCCTCTTTTGGCGGCTCTCCCATCCCTGAGTTCCTGCACATCGACCCAGCCCAGACGCAGCACCAAATGCTCCACCACCAAGATCTGTTTCCCGTGGAAGACTCGGCTCTGTTTTGGGAATAG
- a CDS encoding uncharacterized protein (EggNog:ENOG41~TransMembrane:4 (i21-43o63-85i97-120o126-151i)): MANPRAHAQFDRAKWRLFILAPAWSLQLTLALGMLGLFSWRLGDTVHHFDERHKAGKAPVIEYVWEATNIAMSSVVALCTIFEIARYFSESLTPWTMLFTHVVKLACASAILALDVVIYVQRDDSHYSLIGLGMDGLLMVTAVSLAIYAILAYRRLSKYDEYSSPVDAKSYLFNDGLDIDTSYSNVSYSSRPGERGSVDKRESLGSTRLSVGSVTNPTILEPVEQRPRRYSHERDTQFDEYVSRRTSGGYKTSSGPSSPPIVITLDDSLASLCTVHSRSRGSSVSQLTTSDHVLVSVPEEEGEISSPRNHKPDQQVGLAR, encoded by the exons ATGGCCAACCCAAGAGCACATGCACAGTTCGATCGTGCAAAATGGCGACTCTTCATTCTAGCCCCAGCTTGGTCGTTGCAGCTGACTCTAGCGCTTGGAATGCTGGGTCTATTTTCTTGGAGGCTTGGAGACACTGTCCATCATTTCGATGAGAGGCACAAGGCTGGCAAAGCTCCGGTCATCGAATATGT CTGGGAAGCAACCAACATCGCAATGTCATCCGTCGTGGCGCTCTGCACAATCTTCGAAATCGCCAGATACTTCTCCGAGTCGTTGACCCCATGGACTATGCTGTTCACCCACGTCGTCAAGCTGGCCTGCGCATCTGCCATTCTCGCCTTGGACGTCGTCATATATGTGCAGCGAGACGACTCCCATTATTCTCTCATCGGTCTCGGCATGGATGGTTTGTTGAT GGTCACTGCTGTTTCGCTCGCCATTTATGCTATCCTTGCGTACCGTCGACTGTCTAAATACGACGAATACTCCAGCCCTGTTGATGCCAAGTCGTACCTCTTCAACGATGGGTTGGACATCGACACTTCATACTCGAATGTTTCATATTCGAGCCGACCAGGAGAGCGAGGTTCAGTGGACAAACGAGAATCGTTGGGATCAACACGCCTCAGTGTCGGATCCGTCACGAACCCAACCATCCTTGAGCCCGTTGAACAGCGACCAAGACGTTACAGCCACGAGAGGGATACGCAGTTCGACGAGTATGTCAGTCGCAGAACCTCTGGTGGCTACAAAACCAGTTCAGGCCCGTCCAGCCCTCCTATAGTGATTACATTGGACGATTCATTGGCCTCCCTGTGCACTGTTCATTCCCGATCAAGAGGGTCAAGTGTGTCACAACTCACCACCAGCGACCATGTCTTGGTCTCAGTGCcggaagaagagggtgagATATCATCACCAAGGAATCACAAGCCGGATCAACAAGTGGGACTCGCGAGGTGA
- the NOP9 gene encoding Nucleolar protein 9 (BUSCO:EOG092D182U), whose translation MPKPRTKRGGAREKRKRYEDAEGNFDVEAKRPRRDDEYNGNEYGNDNEYNNGNEYENGNQEFSHHQNGPGEREFFGMLADDEQEYFRRADEMLELNQFPTPEERDIFLQSVYREAKGKECKLASSQSCSRLMERLIQLADTAQKKQLFEAFGGHFLSLVQHRFASHCCEALFLRSAGVVTQELAGFEEFVMDTKGADVDEQQPAASMERLFLATLDELEGSLGYLITDRFASHTLRVLLLVLSGMPLEEQSSRTLLKSKRKEKITVSGSSAADAQNHGKRAVPASFTMAANKIMQDAVSGMDATGIQVLAKHPIGNPILQLILELDLTLNKGEAKGEKEKTEETSSPSLLQQLLPGAPKSLSDGSSAASEFINGMIYDQIGSRLVETLITHAPGKIFKALNQNIFLPRIQGYVRNDISCYPAIRVLKRLGKDDLAKAVDQIAPTVPQLVSKSRYNVIAALFERCAARNINDEIRKLMKGLKEGCGSKPADLVTTLCSLSVSEEEDKKKKKDVQQLSKNEYAIQSHGANLLTTLLSISGPAKGVQESILALPSDLLIRLATTSLPTVTVLTTAIATPSTNSIFQKGLVNTLLPHIPELATNQYGHNLINAIAEIPSKGKDWSVPHHIKDKIMTSLGAHESTLRESWMGRSVWRTWKGDMWKTRRFDWKNWMKELDEIKAPAAAAPKNKGDAKPNGEGKATKEAEVVEEEQHKMDEDGEKHDVEDDENKEEKDEEGKEEKKEKKEKKDKKEKKEKKEKKEKKADEVGEEKEKKKKKKKKSKNEDVEMADAEE comes from the coding sequence ATGCCGAAGCCGAGAACAAAACGAGGAGGTGCCCgcgagaagcgcaagagaTACGAAGATGCGGAAGGAAATTTCGACGTAGAAGCGAAGCGCCCGCGCCGAGACGACGAGTACAACGGCAACGAGTATGGCAATGACAACGAATACAACAACGGCAACGAGTACGAAAATGGCAATCAGGAATTCTCACATCACCAAAACGGCCCCGGCGAAAGGGAATTCTTTGGCATGCTTGCCGACGATGAGCAAGAATACTTCAGACGCGCCGATGAGATGCTGGAGCTGAACCAATTCCCAACCCCCGAGGAGCGAGACATCTTCCTGCAGAGCGTCTACCGCGaagcaaaaggcaaagagtgCAAGCTCGCCAGCAGCCAGTCTTGTTCCCGCCTAATGGAGCGCCTGATACAGCTTGCTGATACGGCTCAGAAGAAACAGCTATTTGAAGCCTTTGGTGGCCACTTTCTGTCGCTTGTGCAGCACCGCTTTGCCAGCCACTGCTGTGAGGCGCTCTTCCTTCGCTCTGCTGGCGTTGTCACGCAGGAGCTGGCTGGATTTGAAGAATTCGTCATGGATACCAAGGGGGCGGATGTtgatgagcagcagccggcAGCATCCATGGAGCGCCTGTTCTTGGCTACGCTGGACGAGCTGGAGGGTAGCTTGGGATACCTCATTACCGACCGATTCGCTTCACATACGCTAcgagtgctgctgctggtgctgtctGGAATGCCTTTGGAGGAACAGTCGTCGCGTACACTattgaagagcaagagaaaagagaagattacTGTTAGTGGATCATCGGCGGCAGATGCGCAGAATCATGGCAAACGAGCTGTACCGGCATCTTTTACCATGGCGGCCAACAAGATCATGCAAGACGCCGTCTCAGGAATGGATGCTACAGGAATCCAAGTCTTGGCCAAACACCCTATTGGTAACCCAATTCTTCAGCTCATCCTAGAACTCGACTTGACGCTCAACAAGGGTGAGGCTAAgggcgagaaagagaagacagaAGAGACTTCCtcgccttctcttctccaacagCTTCTCCCTGGGGCTCCCAAATCACTGTCTGACGGTTCTTCTGCCGCTTCTGAATTTATCAATGGCATGATTTACGACCAGATCGGCTCACGACTCGTCGAAACACTCATCACTCATGCACCAGGAAAGATTTTCAAGGCTCTCAACCAAAATATATTCCTACCCAGAATACAAGGCTATGTGCGAAACGACATCTCTTGCTACCCTGCTATCCGAGTACTCAAGCGACTAGGCAAGGATGATCTTGCCAAGGCTGTCGATCAGATTGCACCCACTGTGCCCCAACTAGTCTCCAAATCCAGATACAACGTCATAGCAGCTCTCTTTGAGCGATGCGCAGCCAGAAACATCAATGATGAAATCAGAAAGCTGATGAAGGGACTCAAAGAAGGATGCGGCAGTAAGCCTGCGGACCTAGTAACgactctttgctctctttcagtcagtgaagaggaggataagaaaaagaagaaggatgttCAGCAGCTGAGCAAGAACGAATATGCTATCCAATCTCACGGAGCAAACCTCCTTACTACCCTGCTGTCAATCTCCGGCCCCGCCAAGGGTGTTCAAGAATCTATCCTCGCCTTGCCATCCGATCTTCTCATTCGCCTCGCCACCACTTCCCTACCTACCGTTACCGTCCTCACTACCGCCATCGCAACGCCCTCTACCAACTCTATCTTCCAAAAGGGCCTTGTTAACACACTGCTGCCACACATCCCGGAGCTAGCTACAAACCAATACGGCcacaatctcatcaatgcCATTGCCGAGATCCCTAGCAAGGGCAAAGACTGGAGTGTACCCCATCATATCAAAGACAAGATCATGACCTCCTTGGGCGCGCATGAATCCACGCTGAGAGAGTCGTGGATGGGAAGAAGCGTTTGGCGGACATGGAAGGGAGACATGTGGAAAACACGACGCTTTGATTGGAAGAACTGGATGAAGGAGCTTGATGAAATCAAGGCCCcggccgctgctgctcctaAGAACAAGGGAGATGCAAAGCCTAATGGAGAGGGAAAGGCAACTAAGGAAGCTGAGGTGGTTGAAGAGGAACAGCATaagatggatgaagatggagagaagcatGATGTAGAGGACGATGAgaacaaggaagaaaaagacgaggagggaaaggaagagaagaaagaaaagaaggagaagaaagacaaaaaggagaagaaagaaaagaaggagaaaaaagagaaaaaggccgACGAAGtaggagaggagaaggaaaagaagaagaagaagaagaagaagtccaaAAATGAAGATGTGGAGATGGCTGATGCTGAGGAGTAA
- a CDS encoding uncharacterized protein (EggNog:ENOG41) has protein sequence MPRSGYDLTGAAQGSPASEAAARARQKADTASRTPRAGTPTNPSLQDGDDQEITPRASRIGVFAGTAPANFQTSFQMGFIPQRMERLELYQNPLSMSSAQNASQSLMMPVNPQYGFRIPPAAQSTAFARAAIPVSTSQDMGFLNAQAPFGASSRQPIDSGAANSRAEQHLFQRSGGRFHAMPVSQHVFPTHHNRDPNAQSPFYSSHSRTGTGPSDTVDEDAEMTDVDGQRHK, from the coding sequence ATGCCCCGATCCGGATACGACTTGACAGGAGCTGCTCAAGGCTCGCCAGCTTCTGAGGCCGCAGCTCGAGCTAGACAAAAGGCTGATACTGCGAGCCGCACTCCTCGTGCCGGCACTCCTACCAATCCATCCctccaagatggagatgaccAGGAGATTACTCCTCGAGCATCTCGAATCGGTGTCTTTGCTGGAACTGCTCCTGCTAACTTTCAAACGAGCTTCCAGATGGGCTTCATTCCGCAGCGCATGGAGAGACTCGAGCTCTACCAGAACCCTTTGAGCATGAGCTCGGCTCAAAATGCCTCTCAATCATTGATGATGCCTGTCAACCCTCAGTACGGTTTTAGAATCCCTCCTGCGGCACAATCGACTGCCTTTGCACGAGCTGCAATTCCTGTTTCCACTAGCCAAGACATGGGGTTCCTCAACGCCCAAGCACCATTCGGAGCTTCTAGTCGCCAGCCAATCGACTCTGGAGCCGCCAACTCCAGAGCAGAACAGCATCTCTTTCAAAGAAGCGGCGGTCGGTTCCATGCTATGCCCGTCAGCCAGCATGTTTTTCCAACCCACCATAACAGAGACCCGAATGCCCAGTCGCCTTTTTACAGCTCCCACAGTCGGACAGGCACAGGACCATCTGACACTGTCGACGAAGACGCCGAGATGACCGATGTCGATGGCCAGCGTCACAAGTGA
- a CDS encoding uncharacterized protein (EggNog:ENOG41~SECRETED:SignalP(1-17)) — protein sequence MQFSILTVLTLAAVAIASPTGFAKRQDIGADIPADTPAMTDAEGNVVPFIAKDVHLGEVKRGVYIKKRF from the exons ATGCAGTTCTCCATCCTGACCGTTCTTACTCtggccgccgtcgccatcgccagccccACAG GCTTTGCCAAGCGTCAGGACATTGGTGCCGATATCCCCGCCGATACCCCCGCCATGACAGATGCTGAGGGCAACGTCGTGCCCTTCATCGCCAAGGACGTCCACCTGGGCGAGGTGAAGCGAGGAGTCTACATCAAGAAGCGATTTTAA